A region of the Sesamum indicum cultivar Zhongzhi No. 13 unplaced genomic scaffold, S_indicum_v1.0 scaffold00121, whole genome shotgun sequence genome:
TAGGCAATTACATGATAACATTGATGGCTTAGATTGGACATGTGTCGTCAGTGACTGATGGCCAACCAGCAGTcatattgttaaatatattcccatttgatataatttgcATAGTGCTTTCCTCTCACTTCGTCATGAATTATAACTTGATAAAAGATTCCAGCAAAGAGGGCGTTCTCCTTCCACCAACTATTTAGCTGATTTCTAGTTTGTATTCACAGAGGATTCCTGGTTATGTTTTCAGGGATTCTCTTTTTGGGGTTCATCACTACTGTAATATCAGCTTTTGAGGAGAGGGCTATActttttgatgttttttagACTTTGGCATTGTCCTTCAAATTGCTTCTTGTTTGCTTACATGGTATTTAATTCACTTGTTGCTAGAATTTATTGAACATGTTAGCGTCTAGAGCTAAATTTCTGTCTCAGGTGGTTGGAGTTTGGCCTACCCCTTTCATGCTTACCAATGAAAAACATCATTCCTTTCAAGTGGTCAGAAATATGAAAAGCATACCAATTGAGTTGATGAATTCATATGCAAATTTCTGAGGGCTCCTTTACATTTTTCACCTCTTTTGAAGGATTATCGACAGACGCATCCCAATGTTACAGTTCTTGATCCTCCTGATGCCATACAGCATGTGTACAACCGTCAATCAATGCTTCAGGATGTTGCTGACCTGAATCTGTCTGACTCACATGGTAACTTCGATGGATATGCCTTTGTTACGTATGCTCTTTTTGCATGCTAAAGAAGCTTTTTCTTCTTGGTTGAGGTGGACGGTAGGATTTTAAGTGCGTGCTTGATGCTTATTTTCAAGCTCTTGGTCCTTggttgaaatataataaatatgacaaGAAATTATTAACTCTACTTCTGAAAAAGCCATGAGAAATCTCATATAATTTTGGCTTGCAGGTAAAGTTGGTGTCCCTAAGCAATTGGTTATCAAAAAAGACCCATCATCTATCCCTGATGCAGTGAACAAGACTGGGCTGAGGCTACCCATTGGTATGGCTCTATGATATGTTTACAACTCGatacaaatgagcaaatctTACAGTTGTTGAGTGTGTTGTGACTTTTACAAGAACTAAATTCACAAGCATCATGGTATACTggaaaatttaactgtttctTGGCTGTATTCAActtatgtaattttacatGATGACAGGAAATTTAGTACTGCTTTGTCAACACTTGAATATTAActgttgtaattaattttatacctATTTTAGTGGCAAAACCATTGGTTGCAAAGTCACATGAGCTCTCTCTTGCCTATGATGAGTTCTCCCTCCAGAATCTTGAACCCCCACTTGTGCTGCAGGAATTCATTAATCATGGTATGAGGTCACTGTTCTTCTGGTGTTTAATACTTCCCTAAGTGTTTTGCATGGATGGATGTGTCAAACTAGGTCGCTCTTTCTCATCAATCTTTACATTTCCTGTGATTGTCTAATTGTAGGTGGTGTGCTGTTCAAAGTATATATTGTTGGGGAAGCAATTAAGGTGGTACGTCGTTTCTCCTTGCCTGATGTCAGCAAGCGTGAACTATCCAAGAATGCTGGTGTTTATCGCTTTCCTAGAGTATCTTGTGCTGCTGCATCTGCTGATGAAGCAGATTTGGATCCATGTGTTGCTGGTGAGTTATTCTACTGAAGTAAATCTGGACTTTTGCTATTTAATTAACTTCTGCATGTGCTATGGTTTGAGATATGTTTTTGAGCAAGGACAATCCGAGGGGTACTTACCTTTCAGGTTCATTTTCTTCCTGCAGAGCTCCCGCCAAGACCATTACTCGAGAGATTGGCCAGGGAACTACGTCAACGACTGGTACTCCTGTTGCCCTTGTTGCTTAGTTCTcactgtttttttttcaagtaacAACTCAGTTATTTTGGTTGTTGAAAGCCCTTGTTCCCTTGGTTCTTGATGATTGTTTTGTTGGCCTCATGGCAGGGTCTCCGACTGTTCAACTTGGATATAATTCGTGAACACGGCACTCGAGACCATTACTATGTGATAGATATAAACTATTTTCCAGGTACCATACCCCAGTTATTCTATCAAGTTATATGTGTTCACTTGGGAAAGATATAAGGGCAACTGGCTGTGAAGTCATCGTTTGATTCAAACTTCTTTGTAGCAGTATTGTGGTTTTAGAAATGTGAAGGGCACACAGAATTAGTTCTTACATGCTTGTTGCAACCTGCAGGATATGGGAAAATGCCAGAATATGAGCATATATTTACAGATTTCCTTTTGAGCCTGGTAAAAAGCAAGTAGAAAGTAAACGCCTGGCAAGAGTTTTGTAGAGGATATGAACAAGCCCTTGGTGTACAAGAACTGATAATTCATGGCAAAAATTATGCAGCAGGAAAAAATGACGCCATCCCTGGGACAATGTGGCAAATAGTTGCCCGATGATCATTGAAGGGCAAAGAATTCTAAAAATCTTTTCCTTAGTTCTGATCCCTAGGAAAAATTGTCAGGTAGGGGGCAATGATCTTGGAGAAGGTGCATCCCCGTGAAGGCCATATTTGTTCATATTTCCAGCTTTATTCACTTCTCCCATATTCCTGTCCATATGCACCCGCAAAAGTATGGCCATTCACACAACTGCATCATTGATGGTTTGGATAGTTTTTAGCAGTCAGCTGGCGCCTGGTAAATTCTAATCTAAGGCCCACCCTATTCGTGTAAATCCTTCTTAGCCCTGCAGTATGTAGAATTTACTTTGAAGTCACATTTTCTGGTCTCATTTTCCCGGATACTGTATTCTATATTTGTGAATGGGAATCTGGGCTGGACAAGGTTACAATTGAAGAAGGATGTGATAtgcttttgttcttttatcaGTTAATTTGacttatcatattttttttttcaaggtAAAAATCCTGTTCACCAGCAcaatttggagaaaaagagCGAAAATTATCGTAAGACATGAGAGGTATAATACTGTTGTCAAATTGGTCCAAAATCGGAACTTTGTGGCTGCCATAAAATGTGtacataattattcatttggTGAAAATGAGTACAACTTTTATATAGtggttggatttttctttCCGAGTCTGGAATTTGGCAATTTGAAAGTGAAATCTTCGCTTTTCCtttaaacttaaatttgaatttttgtatcATTAATCGGAATgaagttaaaatttgaattttaagagCGATTATTTGAGCGTTTCGTTTTGTCCTTTtgctaagaaagaaaattggaaCAGTGAACTCAGTGTATACAGGAATATGTGTCCATATGCCCCCAATATTCTAACTGGTTTGCGCCTGGAGCTTGTGTCGCTAAACAATATTCCTCAAATACTAGATTCGCCACTGTTACCACTGCCAATGGAATGTGCTTGCTTCCCCTTCCATAACCATCTCATTTTTGTTCCTCCACAAAGCCCAGCAGAGCACAACGAAACATCTCTGTCACAGCCTTGCAACTTAGTATAGACTTCCCTGAGCCACTGTTGAATCTCAAATCCCATCACAGAGACATCGTCCACGGTAAATGAGACAGTGCCAATACCGGTAGCGCAAACTGACACTGCAACAACACATAACTAAGGGATTTTGTACCTCCGCACACAAACCACAACCTTCCTGTTCCGGCCCTATTCATCGTGCGAGTTGCTCCTGCGTTGGTAAGTCGTTGTGACTTGCTCGCAAATATATTTGCTCACCGTAGGTGCACCCGGCTTCTTCAAATGCACGTCCATTCAGATTGCAATGGAGCTGCAATGGCATCCGCTAATGTGGACGAAGAAGCCTGTTAATGTTTATTGCTGGTGTAGTGCCATATTGTACACTACACCGCATCAGGCGCTGCATTTCCAACCGTACGCACTCATAACTGTGAACAAATTATTGCTCTTGTAGTGCCAGATTAGTGTGTCTTTCGTTGCCAATTTGCTCAATGGAAtggagtatatatataataggcGTCAGTCAGTTCGAACACTGCTTGTGCAAATTCTTGCTTCCATAGCCCACATCAACAACATCAATGAGATCAATAACAATTGTGTCCGTTGGCAATGTGTTTTGGTGGTGTGATCGGCCGGAAAGTTATTGGTCGCGATATGCAGCGTTAACCTTAGACAGATACCGATGTCACCGTTCGATCTTCTAGTAACAACCTCCAAAAAGCAAGTCCCAGGGTTGCCCTTGTACTTTCAAGTTAAGGATGGCTTTGTGCCCAAAGCAACCTTTTGAAATGATATGTGAGGGATGAAGGGATTGACACGGCCTGGGGCGTCAAAATGCAGTGGAagcaaaataaatagaaatttaaatagataCAAAGGGATGTACCCTTTGAATTTTTCAGGCGTTcggtattttaaaaatataaatagaaaagtaaGACGTGCTAAACATGTCATCAGTAGCTATAGATGAAATCGAAAAGGTGCATAAAATCGTGTTGAGAATGGTGTGGACAATGGCAGCTGGGACACAGATTAGCAGCAGTAGAAGCATAACAGAGCAGCAGAGGAAGAAGAGGTGTAGTTTTGCTATTAACGTTTCTTTCTATATTCTTTCTTAAACACATTTGTTGAAGTGATTGTGATGTGGCATGTCAGTTGTTGGCAGTGTGGCGCTGACGTGTACGAGTTAGTTTATTAGTTAGCTGAGTTAGTTTTTCTGTTTGCTTTCTTCCTATTTAAACCCAGAAGCACTGCATTTGTACTGTGTAACATTTATGAGAACATTCATTTTACTGATATCAATTCGATGGCTTATTCCCTGGCTTCTCTTGCACAAAATATCTTGTTTATCTGTTccaacatggtatcagagccttcatAACGAAGGCTCTGCAGCATTCTCACCTTCACATTCAAATTAGTGTTTAATCATGGCGACCACAGACTATGGAAGCACAGCAGCAACACACGTTGCAGCAGAGCAAGAGCTTATGCAGCTGCACTCTTCGGACCACCCTGGCATAGTTATGGTTTCAGCGCTGGTAATAGGTGCCAATTATTTCACCTGGAGCAGGGCTGTAAGACGAGCTTTGatgacaaaaatgaaattagacTTTGTGGATGGAACTGCCACTCAACCTCCTGGAAATACCGATGAATTTAGGAGATGGAATCGCATCGATTCCATGGTCACAACTTGGATATTGAACTCCATGTCAAAGGAGTTGGTTGAatcatttatgtattttagCTCATCGCGAGAGCTATGGCTGGAATTAGAGGCACGATTTGGGGAGAGTAAAAGCCATATGATCTACCAACTACAACGAGAAATTGGACAAGTTACGGAAGGGGAACATGTCTATTACGGAGTATTACACTAAGCTAAAACGGCTGTGGCACGAACTTGCTTGTTTATCACTGACACCAAGATGCATATGCACAGGCTGCACCTGTGGAGTTAACAGAGCCATGACTGAGATGATGGCTTCGAATCagttaatacaatttttagtTGGTTTGAACACAATCTATGATCGAACACGTAGCCAGATTTTACTGTTGGAGCCTCTACCTTCAGTAACTAAAGCTTACTCCATGCTCATTCATATggaaaaacaaatgcaaatgAATGTAGGCAGTATATAAATGAATAGTGGAGCCGCATTTCAGGTTAAGACTCAACATTTTAAGAGAAAACCTCTGGTTGATAAGCGTCAACTTCTCTGTGAGCATTGCCAGAAACCTGGACACTCCaaagaaacttgctttaagATCCACGGAGTGCCGGATTGGTATAAGGAAATGACGGataaaaggaagaaaacaGGAGGCAGAGGGCGAGGATTTGCTACAACACTCGAATGAACAGAACAATATGTGACCAGAAGGAATTAACAACATTGCTGAACTTGTAAGAAGTGAAATGAAGAAGCTAATGCAGGAAGAGATGCCTTGGATCCTATCAAGGTGAACTTTGCACAACTGGACGATTTCGCAGGAAACACTATGGCCACTGTTTCTATAGTTTCAAGTTCATGGATTATTGATAGTGGGGCGACAAGCCACATTTGTGCAGATATTCAAGTTTTTCACTCTTTCACTAAACCCACACAACCTTTATCCATTCACCTACCTAACGGACACGTACAATCGGTTTCATATATAGGTTCAGTTCAAATTTCACCAGAAATCATGCCCTCTTAATTGCTTCATATCCCCACATTCTTTATAAATTTGCTTTCGGGTTCGAATGTTGTGTCTTTTATTACCCATTCAATTTCAGTTTCTTAACCCTCATTGATCATGCAGGACCTGAGGACTGAGAAAACTTTGGCAACAAGAAGTTTAATAGAGAATTTATATGTGCTTGAATCCTTCCCTTGATCACGACAAAACAACTCTGTAGCTTTTGACAATCACTGTAAACTCAATTCTTGTACTGACATTGGTGTAAATAATGGGGATATTTGGCACCAAAGACTTGGGCATTTATCcaagaattcaatgaaacatattACTTCACTACCTCAATTACAATTTCTCAAAGCACCATGTCAAATATGTCCCATGGCAAAAATGCATCAAATTCCTTTTAATTCTAGTTCCATTCATAGAACTTCAATATTTGCTCTCattcacatggatatttggGGTCTTTACAAGGTGCCCACTACATATGGGTGCCACTATTTTTTAACCGTTGATGATTTTAGTAGGTCTACTTGGACGTTTTTCATGCGGTTCAAAAACCAAACTTTGgagatattttagaatttctaTAAGCTCATTTTCACTCAGTTTAACAAACGCATACGATGTATTCGTACAGACAATGGGTCTGAATTTCTAAGTATCCAATTCCAAGCTTTCCTTCAAGATTCTGGGATCTTACACCAACGTAGTTGCGCCTACACTCTGCAGCAAAATGGAGTTGTAGAGCGCAAGCATAGGTTCCTCCTTGATGTTGCTAGGTCCATCATGTTTCAGTCTGCATTGCGTCGTCGTTTTTGGGGTGATGCAATCCTTTCTGCCATGTCTTTGATCAATAGATTTCCTTTTGCCATACTAGGTTGGAAATCGCCTTACGAGATCTTACATAACAAAGTCCCCTCTTACTCACACCTTAGGACTATCGGTTGTTTATGTTTTCCTATCAAACCTCACTCTAACTGATCCATATTTGACAGTAGAGCTTCCAAATGCGTATTACTGGGTTATCCACCTGGACAAAAAACCTATAAACTCTATGATCTTGATACTCATACCACATTTGTGTGTAGGAATGTTCAATTCCATGAAAATGTCTTCCCTTTCGCTCTCTGTTCTCCTCCCTCACCTCGTATTCCAGTACCTATTATTCTACTAGATGCTGACACACATGGTGCTCCTGCTATTTCTACTTCCTCCCTTTCCTCTACTCCTTCTTCACCTCATCCTCCATCAAATGATGTCACCCCTCCACCATATGCTCCCTTAGTCCGCAGGTCCTTGTGTCCTCATAACAAGCTTTGTGgctttttgattttgtatgcCATCTAACCACTGATGCTTCTATCCTCAATGTGACCTCCTTCAGTTCTGCATACTTGTCGTTTGTTGCTTTGCTATCTCTTTTGCAGGAACCTCGTGACTACAGGCAGGCTTCAAGTGTTCCACAATGGGTTGATGCCATGTCTATAGAATTGCAAACACTTGAAACTAATAAGACCTGGGAGGTGGTGCCTTTGCCTTCTGGCAAACGTCCGATTGGGTGTA
Encoded here:
- the LOC105179082 gene encoding inositol-tetrakisphosphate 1-kinase 3-like isoform X2, yielding MRMRGEIAYTKEGENEKEVGKDADLEEEKMVAQRRYTVAAVGGGFSPPSTMKVVVVGYALTSKKVKSFLQPKLEGLARNKGILFVAIDHSKPLSDQGPFDIVLHKLSGKEWRHILEDYRQTHPNVTVLDPPDAIQHVYNRQSMLQDVADLNLSDSHGKVGVPKQLVIKKDPSSIPDAVNKTGLRLPIVAKPLVAKSHELSLAYDEFSLQNLEPPLVLQEFINHGGVLFKVYIVGEAIKVVRRFSLPDVSKRELSKNAGVYRFPRVSCAAASADEADLDPCVAELPPRPLLERLARELRQRLGLRLFNLDIIREHGTRDHYYVIDINYFPGYGKMPEYEHIFTDFLLSLVKSK
- the LOC105179082 gene encoding inositol-tetrakisphosphate 1-kinase 3-like isoform X1 is translated as MRMRGEIAYTKEGENEKEVGKDADLEEEKMVAQRRYTVAAVGGGFSPPSTMKVVVVGYALTSKKVKSFLQPKLEGLARNKGILFVAIDHSKPLSDQGPFDIVLHKLSGKEWRHILEVVGVWPTPFMLTNEKHHSFQVDYRQTHPNVTVLDPPDAIQHVYNRQSMLQDVADLNLSDSHGKVGVPKQLVIKKDPSSIPDAVNKTGLRLPIVAKPLVAKSHELSLAYDEFSLQNLEPPLVLQEFINHGGVLFKVYIVGEAIKVVRRFSLPDVSKRELSKNAGVYRFPRVSCAAASADEADLDPCVAELPPRPLLERLARELRQRLGLRLFNLDIIREHGTRDHYYVIDINYFPGYGKMPEYEHIFTDFLLSLVKSK